A part of Cannabis sativa cultivar Pink pepper isolate KNU-18-1 chromosome 6, ASM2916894v1, whole genome shotgun sequence genomic DNA contains:
- the LOC115725635 gene encoding uncharacterized protein LOC115725635, which translates to MMDSIIGSSFSGSEMVIKIAIFFMVQALVYLILSKSSTVFSSSDLKRSHSFRPARSVSIRRFMAALADMPAGGELSPSGS; encoded by the coding sequence ATGATGGATTCGATTATTGGAAGTAGCTTTTCAGGATCGGAAATGGTGATAAAGATAGCAATATTCTTTATGGTTCAAGCTTTGGTATATTTGATCCTTTCGAAATCTTCGACCGTATTTTCGAGTAGTGATCTGAAGAGGTCACATAGCTTCCGACCAGCTCGCTCTGTCTCAATTCGCCGTTTCATGGCTGCTCTGGCCGATATGCCAGCCGGCGGTGAGCTCTCTCCATCGGGTTCTTAA